From the Desmodus rotundus isolate HL8 chromosome Y, HLdesRot8A.1, whole genome shotgun sequence genome, one window contains:
- the LOC139440568 gene encoding acetylserotonin O-methyltransferase-like isoform X1, with translation MGSPGEQAALSLLDQSSCGFMVSQVLFAACELGVFDVLAEAPEPLGSDAVAAHLGTSSRGTELLLDTCVSLKLLQVETRGGKASYENTELSSTYLVRSSPRSQQNMLLYLARTTYRCWAHLAQAVREGRNQYQEAFGVPSDELFSAIYRSEGERLQFMRALRDIWSVQGRSVMAAFDLSPFPRICDLGGDLQPGPSWVHGNCAQFLSAHHPLRPLPGCSGALAKECVSLYPGCQVTVFDIPEVVQMARKHFPSSEEGRIGFREGDFFRDPLPDADLYILARVLHDWADEKCSQLLARVHQVCRPGGGILVIESLLDADGRGPLTTQLYSLNMLVQTEGQERTPAQYRALLEAAGFRDFHCRRTWGIYGAILARK, from the exons GTTCTCTTTGCTGCCTGCGAGCTGGGGGTGTTCGATGTTCTCGCCGAGGCCCCGGAGCCCCTGGGCTCGGATGCCGTGGCCGCACATCTGGGCACCAGCTCCCGGGGGACGGAGCTGCTGCTGGACACCTGTGTGTCCCTGAAGCTCCTTCAGGTGGAAaccagaggaggaaaag CCTCATATGAGAACACAGAGCTCTCCAGCACCTACCTGGTGAGGTCCAGCCCCAGGTCCCAGCAGAACATGCTGCTGTACTTGGCCCGGACGACCTACCGGTGCTGGGCACACCTGGCCCAGGCCGTGAG AGAGGGGAGGAACCAGTACCAGGAGGCCTTTGGGGTGCCCTCCGACGAGCTCTTCAGCGCCATCTACAG GTCCGAGGGTGAGCGGCTGCAGTTCATGCGAGCCCTGCGGGACATCTGGAGCGTCCAGGGCAGAAGCGTCATGGCCGCCTTTGACCTGTCGCCCTTCCCCCGCATCTGTGACCTCGGTGGTGA CCTGCAGCCTGGACCCTCTTGGGTCCATGGCAACTGCGCACAGTTCCTCTCTGCCCATCACCCTCTGCGTCCACTTCCAGGCTGTTCCGGGGCTCTGGCCAAGGAGTGCGTTTCTCTGTACCCGGGGTGTCAGGTGACCGTCTTCGACATCCCAGAAGTGGTGCAGATGGCAAGGAAGCACTTCCCGTCCTCGGAGGAAGGACGCATCGGCTTCCGTGAAG GGGATTTCTTCAGAGACCCCCTACCGGACGCAGACCTGTACATCCTGGCCAGGGTCCTGCACGACTGGGCGGATGAGAAGTGCTCACAGCTGCTGGCAAGAGTCCACCAGGTCTGCAGGCCAG GAGGTGGCATCCTGGTCATCGAAAGCCTGCTGGATGCAGACGGCCGGGGCCCGCTGACCACGCAGCTGTACTCGCTGAACATGCTGGTGCAGACCGAGGGCCAGGAGCGGACCCCCGCGCAGTACCGCGCACTCCTGGAGGCCGCCGGCTTCCGGGACTTCCACTGCCGGAGGACCTGGGGCATTTACGGGGCCATCCTGGCCAGGAAGTGA
- the LOC139440568 gene encoding acetylserotonin O-methyltransferase-like isoform X2, whose protein sequence is MGSPGEQAALSLLDQSSCGFMVSQVLFAACELGVFDVLAEAPEPLGSDAVAAHLGTSSRGTELLLDTCVSLKLLQVETRGGKASYENTELSSTYLVRSSPRSQQNMLLYLARTTYRCWAHLAQAVREGRNQYQEAFGVPSDELFSAIYRSEGERLQFMRALRDIWSVQGRSVMAAFDLSPFPRICDLGGCSGALAKECVSLYPGCQVTVFDIPEVVQMARKHFPSSEEGRIGFREGDFFRDPLPDADLYILARVLHDWADEKCSQLLARVHQVCRPGGGILVIESLLDADGRGPLTTQLYSLNMLVQTEGQERTPAQYRALLEAAGFRDFHCRRTWGIYGAILARK, encoded by the exons GTTCTCTTTGCTGCCTGCGAGCTGGGGGTGTTCGATGTTCTCGCCGAGGCCCCGGAGCCCCTGGGCTCGGATGCCGTGGCCGCACATCTGGGCACCAGCTCCCGGGGGACGGAGCTGCTGCTGGACACCTGTGTGTCCCTGAAGCTCCTTCAGGTGGAAaccagaggaggaaaag CCTCATATGAGAACACAGAGCTCTCCAGCACCTACCTGGTGAGGTCCAGCCCCAGGTCCCAGCAGAACATGCTGCTGTACTTGGCCCGGACGACCTACCGGTGCTGGGCACACCTGGCCCAGGCCGTGAG AGAGGGGAGGAACCAGTACCAGGAGGCCTTTGGGGTGCCCTCCGACGAGCTCTTCAGCGCCATCTACAG GTCCGAGGGTGAGCGGCTGCAGTTCATGCGAGCCCTGCGGGACATCTGGAGCGTCCAGGGCAGAAGCGTCATGGCCGCCTTTGACCTGTCGCCCTTCCCCCGCATCTGTGACCTCGGTG GCTGTTCCGGGGCTCTGGCCAAGGAGTGCGTTTCTCTGTACCCGGGGTGTCAGGTGACCGTCTTCGACATCCCAGAAGTGGTGCAGATGGCAAGGAAGCACTTCCCGTCCTCGGAGGAAGGACGCATCGGCTTCCGTGAAG GGGATTTCTTCAGAGACCCCCTACCGGACGCAGACCTGTACATCCTGGCCAGGGTCCTGCACGACTGGGCGGATGAGAAGTGCTCACAGCTGCTGGCAAGAGTCCACCAGGTCTGCAGGCCAG GAGGTGGCATCCTGGTCATCGAAAGCCTGCTGGATGCAGACGGCCGGGGCCCGCTGACCACGCAGCTGTACTCGCTGAACATGCTGGTGCAGACCGAGGGCCAGGAGCGGACCCCCGCGCAGTACCGCGCACTCCTGGAGGCCGCCGGCTTCCGGGACTTCCACTGCCGGAGGACCTGGGGCATTTACGGGGCCATCCTGGCCAGGAAGTGA